One window of Gloeothece citriformis PCC 7424 genomic DNA carries:
- a CDS encoding PEP-CTERM sorting domain-containing protein (PEP-CTERM proteins occur, often in large numbers, in the proteomes of bacteria that also encode an exosortase, a predicted intramembrane cysteine proteinase. The presence of a PEP-CTERM domain at a protein's C-terminus predicts cleavage within the sorting domain, followed by covalent anchoring to some some component of the (usually Gram-negative) cell surface. Many PEP-CTERM proteins exhibit an unusual sequence composition that includes large numbers of potential glycosylation sites. Expression of one such protein has been shown restore the ability of a bacterium to form floc, a type of biofilm.), whose amino-acid sequence MKKLLFTLPLTILSFSSVILGTSSKAVSLDFKFSRFVTNGDNGLVMGSSLEITGGGNIYVIDGFNNKIQVVNPLPPVSSSNTNNGLFRWVKSLSLDREGNLQRHNEITSNGIQNIYLADGINNTLQVYNDNSNTGSSSNTNNVHSVDGINNSIEILPDDFDGSEVFDSANSDSNYSWEWSFNEQNETGNNSDLSFFAALFGNGEFANNGEFSFPDVLTSDNRESWLANLPLDEMGNFSQTTNFNLTDVDKVYKIDGINNQILGVSNSLIDELGNVYFVDGINNTLEILPGEYNSNPDSEPVPEPSTILGTLLFGVGTSFFRKRINKKRQG is encoded by the coding sequence ATGAAAAAACTATTATTTACTTTACCGCTCACTATCTTAAGTTTTAGTTCTGTCATTTTAGGCACAAGTTCTAAAGCAGTTTCCTTAGATTTTAAATTCTCTAGATTTGTTACCAACGGCGATAATGGATTAGTAATGGGATCGTCTTTAGAAATAACTGGGGGTGGGAATATTTATGTTATCGATGGGTTTAATAATAAAATCCAGGTCGTAAATCCTCTCCCTCCAGTTTCTTCTTCTAACACTAATAACGGACTATTCCGTTGGGTTAAATCTTTAAGTTTGGATCGAGAAGGGAATCTTCAACGCCACAATGAAATTACTTCTAATGGAATTCAGAATATTTATCTAGCCGATGGGATAAATAACACTCTTCAAGTTTATAATGATAATAGTAATACGGGTTCTAGTTCAAATACTAATAATGTTCATTCAGTGGACGGGATAAACAACAGTATTGAGATTTTACCCGATGATTTCGATGGATCTGAAGTTTTTGACTCTGCCAATAGTGACTCTAATTATTCTTGGGAGTGGTCATTTAATGAGCAAAACGAAACCGGAAACAACTCAGATTTAAGCTTCTTTGCTGCTCTTTTTGGAAATGGGGAATTTGCTAATAATGGAGAGTTTAGCTTTCCTGATGTTTTAACTTCAGATAATCGGGAATCTTGGTTAGCTAATTTACCCTTAGACGAAATGGGGAATTTTTCTCAAACTACCAATTTTAACTTGACTGATGTTGATAAGGTCTATAAAATAGATGGAATTAATAATCAAATTCTAGGAGTCAGTAACTCTCTAATTGACGAATTAGGAAATGTTTATTTTGTGGATGGAATTAATAATACTTTAGAGATTTTACCCGGAGAATATAATTCAAATCCTGATAGTGAACCCGTTCCCGAACCTAGCACTATCTTAGGGACATTATTGTTTGGAGTCGGGACAAGTTTCTTCCGAAAACGTATTAATAAAAAACGGCAAGGTTAA
- the scyF gene encoding scytonemin biosynthesis PEP-CTERM protein ScyF (ScyF is a conserved protein in biosynthesis systems for the scytonemin, a Trp-derived cyanobacterial natural sunscreen, although it is not absolutely required.), with protein sequence MKFAKHLSIAVATSGFMVLGTAAETLAVTLSFHSQIGEPGFGPGQLFVPQGIGVQDSTGNIFVSNGRGLNPDGSFNPNLGNRVEIFNPQGNYLGSIGTGSQEPGDGFDEPADLKFDPATGELHVGDVFNSEIDVYNPNTGEYIRSYGSFGGPVEGRIFFGPGGMSFDNKGNIYITDFSEDVIKVYDASSGELTRTIGSSGTAPGQFQGPAGITVSPNTGRIYVNDQYNYRVQVLAPDGNFLFAFGERGSEPGQLREGIGIEVDEFENIYVADSQNSRVQAFDRNGNFLTSFGQPADAPPPALGAPPFGDPLDLTPGVFNWTAGLHYDDSKLYVGDFFQGRVQVIEAVPEPNTILGVLLFGVGTRFFRKISQEK encoded by the coding sequence ATGAAATTTGCTAAACACTTATCTATTGCTGTCGCTACCTCTGGATTTATGGTTTTGGGAACAGCCGCCGAAACTTTAGCCGTCACTTTGAGCTTTCATAGTCAAATTGGTGAACCCGGTTTTGGGCCTGGACAGTTATTTGTTCCTCAAGGAATAGGGGTACAAGACTCAACCGGTAATATATTTGTGAGTAATGGTCGGGGACTTAACCCAGATGGCTCTTTTAACCCCAATCTTGGCAACCGAGTCGAGATATTTAATCCTCAAGGGAACTATCTAGGATCAATTGGTACGGGGAGTCAAGAACCCGGAGATGGATTTGACGAACCCGCCGACCTCAAATTCGATCCGGCAACCGGTGAGTTGCACGTTGGGGACGTTTTCAATAGCGAAATTGATGTTTATAATCCTAATACCGGTGAATATATTAGATCTTATGGGTCTTTTGGTGGGCCAGTAGAAGGAAGAATTTTCTTCGGGCCGGGTGGGATGTCCTTTGATAACAAAGGCAATATCTACATCACTGATTTTAGTGAGGATGTCATCAAGGTCTATGATGCCAGTAGCGGTGAGCTAACCAGAACGATTGGAAGTTCCGGCACTGCACCCGGACAGTTCCAGGGGCCAGCAGGGATTACCGTCTCCCCCAATACCGGTAGAATTTATGTTAACGATCAATATAACTACCGGGTTCAAGTCCTAGCTCCAGACGGAAACTTTTTGTTTGCTTTTGGGGAACGAGGCAGCGAACCGGGACAGTTAAGAGAAGGTATCGGGATCGAAGTGGACGAATTTGAGAATATTTATGTTGCTGATTCTCAAAATAGCCGAGTACAAGCTTTTGATCGCAACGGGAACTTTTTGACTAGCTTTGGTCAACCGGCGGATGCACCGCCTCCTGCTTTAGGTGCGCCTCCTTTTGGCGATCCTCTTGACCTTACCCCAGGTGTGTTTAACTGGACTGCGGGACTCCATTACGATGATAGCAAGCTCTATGTGGGGGATTTTTTCCAAGGCCGTGTACAGGTGATAGAAGCTGTTCCTGAACCGAACACGATATTAGGTGTATTGCTGTTTGGAGTCGGGACAAGATTCTTCCGGAAAATTTCTCAGGAAAAATAG